The genomic region AGTAGTCCTGGCTGCCGGACTCGATCGGAGCGAAGGGCTGCATGTCTGCCAGGTCGCCCCCATCGACGGGGCCGAACGGCTGAAAGATTTGAGCATGATCGGGCTCTGGAACCTGAGCCCGCGCGCTGGCCGCCGCGCCAAGGGCTACCGCGAAGACGACCAGCCACGACCTAGTGCGATGGAAATGCATGTTTTAGGTCCGCTCTGAGCTGCTCTTTTGGTCCGCGCGTGCCCTTCCCTGCGAAGAGCCGGCGCATTGGATGTGACGGTAGTATCGGCCGTGCCAGTCGCGACAGTTGAGTAAGAACGGTAAAGTGTAACGAAAATGCCGAGCGTGCCGGGCGGCCGATGATAAACTGGGTAGAATGGCGGAGCGGCGATGGCCGCCTTTTGCAGCGGACCTGCCACGTGAAGATGACAAGGTGGCAAGGCGAAGGGGTGACAAGGCAAAACGCGCAGGCGGAACTTTCGACTGGCTTGCCAACTTTCCAGCATGTCACCATGTCGCCTCGTCGCCTTGCCACCGCTATCCCGTCGTTGTCGGCAAACTGCTAGCGGCGTATACTCTGTGTATCAGTCGCATTCGTTTGGACTCTATCCGTCGATTTCGGGAGTGTGGCGTTATGCCAAAGCCATATCGGGACTCGATTTTTTTCGTTTTGGCCGGAGGCTTGGCGGTTTTGCTCGGCTTCTGCCGGTTGTTAGCCGCCGAGCCGCCGGTTACGCCGGCCACTGCTCAGAAACTTGGCAAATTGGATAGTCCCGACCATAAGTTCATTCGTCTGGTCCGCGACAGTCACGGCGATCCGCAGGCCATGGAGACGGCGATCGTTCGTTATGTGCCGGCGAAGGATGGGGACCGGCCCGGGCTCTCGGTCGATCTGGTCGGGGCGGTTCACGTGGCCGAGAAATCCTATTACGACCAACTTAATAAAGCGTTCGAGAAATACGACTCGCTGCTTTTTGAACTCGTCGCCGACAAGAACACGGTGCCCAAGGCAGGCCGAAGGAGCGGCAGCCCTGTCTCGGCCATTCAGGTCGCGATGAAGAATTTCCTCGATTTGGACTTTCAGCTCGATGACGTCGACTATACGAAGCGGAATTTCGTCCATGCGGATATGTCACCCGATGAAATGGCCAAATCGATGGCCGAGCGGGGCGAAAGCATCTGGTCGATGATGCTTCGGATGATGGCCGCCGGGATGGCGCAGCAGAGCGGGGCTTCCAACAACTCCGACCTGGATCTCATCATGGCCCTGTTCGACAAGAATCGGGCGATCCAAATGAAGCGTTTCATGGCCGACCAGATGGAAAGCATGGACGGGGTGATGCTCGCGCTCGAGGGCCCAAAGGGCTCGACGCTGATCAGCGCTCGAAATCAAGCGGCGCTCAAGGTATTGGCCGACCAAATCAAGAGCGGCAAGAAGACGCTTGCCATCTTCTACGGCGCCGGGCACCTTTCCGACATGGAAAAGCATCTGATCGCCGATTTCGGCCTGAAGCGCGCGGATGAAAGGTGGCTCGAGGCCTGGAATCTGCGGCTGCCGGCGAAATAGAAGGCACTTATCGTTAAGTGGTGGAGGTTCAAACCTGGTTTGATGGGTGCCATGGCCACTGCTCTGAGTGGCCATGCGGCAACACAGGCCATGCCCACGCCGAGCCGTGGACATGGCGCCCAAAGCTTATCGATCGGCCTTCTTCATTTCCAGCAGCCCAGCGGCGAAGCCTAGTAAATCGCCGCGCTGGCGGCAGATAGCGAGCAATCGATCGTAGTTGCCCGATAGCCTCGCTAGCTCTAGCACCGTCGGAGCGAAGCCGGTTGTGCGCACGCCCGCTGGCATCAGGCGGACATGCTCTTCGAAAGCGTCGCTAAATCGCCGCAGCCGGATGAGCAGAACCACATATACCTCCGCCGTCGCCGTTCCCATTTCGTCGGGGTTGGCGTTGTCCGCCTTGTTGCGGAAATAGGCCACTGCGGCTTCGATCTCTCGTCCTAGTTGGGCTGCGAAGAATAGCCCGTGGCTGCGGTAGACGTCTTCGAACGGTTCGTCCCCGGTCAATTGAAAAGTCACAGAGAGCCGCCGGCCGTACTCGGTCAGTTCCCAGGCCAGGCCCAAGATTTCGGGGTCTTCGACAATCCGCGCGATCCGCACGGTCGCCGAAAGATGCGAGGTATCGATGTGATAATTGTTGTCAGCGAAAAGTGAATCGCGGCCTGACAGTAGCTCCGGCAACGTGCCTTGCTCCGGCGCGCCTTCCGCGCGGCGAGCGATATCCGCCCGCAGATTCGCGAACAGGTCGGAATGAAGCTGCCGAACCAAGAGTCCCGCCGCGATCTGTTGCTGCGCACGGCTGTGTTGGCCCATTTCAGAATCAAAGGCCGTGATGGCATTGCAGACGCCGTATTGGCGGAGAACCAGCTCGAAGCCATTTGCCGGCGCCACCCCTTCGCGCAAGGCGATTTCGACGAGCGACGCGAGATTCTCCTCGTTGGCGTCAACCTGGGAGATCGCCGCGGCCACCGCGCTATTTTCCCCGAGCGGCCGCAGATACATCCAGGCCTCGCGGAGTTTTCCAGCCTTCCAGAGCAGCCACCCGGCCTCGCGGCAGGCGTCGAGATAGGCGCGCTCGACTTCCCCCCGCATCGGCTCCTCCAATTCCTCGAGCGGAGTGGTCAAGATGATCGGCAATCCGAGCCGCCGCCGGGCCTGCATCAGCCGCGTGTCGAATAGGCTATGATAGTCCCCGTCGTCGCGAAATCGCGCGGCCAGCCGCTCCAGCGCGCTTTCCGCCCCGCCGGTCGTAAGGTCGGATTCGAGTTCGTCAAATGGTGTCGCCGGCATATTGACCATCGTAACATCGGCATTGCGACGCGGCTATCATTCGAGCCGTGCGTGGCGAGTGTACTCATCGCGCTCCGCGTGAGGACATTCATCGCGCGGAGCATGAGGAGTCTACTTACGCCCGTCGCCCTTTCGGTCCGGCCCGCGCTTACGCTACGATAAGCGCATGAAGTCGGATGAACCCAATTTCGCGGGGCTGCGCGTCGCCGCATTCGAAAGCCGGCGAGCGGAGGAAATGGCTGCCCTCATTTCGCGGATGGGGGGCGCGCCGTCGATCAGCCCGTCGATGCGCGAAGTGGCGCTGGAGCGCAATCCCGAGGCGATCGATTTTGCCAACCGGCTGCTGACCGGACAGGTCGATGGGATCATCTTCATGACGGGCGTCGGCGTGCGGCATCTCATCGGCCAGGTCGAGCGGCACGTCAATCGAAAGCGGTTTCTGGAAGCGATCTCCGACGTGGTCACAATCGCTCGCGGCCCGAAGCCGACCGCCGTGCTCAAGGAATTCGGCCTCACTCCGACTCATCGCACCGAGGAGCCGAACACGTGGCGCGAGGTGTTGGCCGTGATTGACCAGCGCGCGCCGGTAGCCAACCAAACGGTAGCGCTCGTGGAATATGGCCAACCGAATACGAGCCTCGTCGCCGGCTTGGAGGCGCGCGGGGCGATCGTCCTCAAGCTCAAGGTCTACCGCTGGGATTTGCCCGAGGACACCGGCCCGCTCGAGAACAACATCCGGGCCATCGCTGACGGTTTGATCGATGTCGCGCTCTTCACGTCCAGTCATCAGGTGACGAACTTGTTGCTGATGGCCGAGCGGCTGGGGCTGACCGATTCGCTGCGATTCGGCTTGTCGCAAGCGGTGATCGCTTCGATCGGTCCCGACACGAGCGAGACGTTGCGGCAATATGGATTTTCCGTCGATCTGGAGCCGGAACATTCCGGCATGGGGCAGTTGGTCGTGGCCGCGTCGCGCTCGGGCGAACTGCTAACGCGCAAACGCCGCAAGGCGATTTTCAACGTGCCGCTGGCATCTGCGACCGGGCCGGTCGGAAATCCGATTGTCTCCGAGCCGGGCGTGTCGCTCGCGCCGCGCGGTCAGGGGCAGCCATGGTATGACAGCCCGTTTATGAAGGCCTGCCGACTCGAACCGACCGAACGCACACCCGTTTGGCTGATGCGTCAGGCCGGGCGCTATCTGCCGGAGTATCGCGCGATCCGCGAGAAGACCTCGTTCCTCGAGCTGTGCAAGAATCCCGCGTTGTGCGCCGAGGTGATGATCGCGGCGGTGCGGCGGCTCGGCGTGGATGCGGCGATCATCTTTGCCGATCTGCTGCCGATTCTGGAACCGATGGGAATGGAACTGGAATTCACGCGCGGCGAAGGCCCGGTGATTCACAATCCGGTGCGCGAATCGCGCGACGTCGATCGCGTGCTGGAACTCGATGGCGTGGCATCGCTCGAGTTCGTGATGGAGGCGGTTCGGCTCACTCGGGCCGGCTTGTCGCCGGAGATTCCGCTGTTGGGCTTCGCCGGAGCGCCGTTCACACTCGCCAGCTACGTGATCGAAGGAGGAGCCAGCCGCAACTACCTGCATACCAAGACGCTGATGCATCGAGACGCCGGCGCGTGGAGCGCGCTGATGAGCCGGCTGGTGCGAGCGACGACACGCTACTTGAATGCCCAAATTGCCGCCGGTGCCCAGGCGGTCCAATTGTTCGACAGTTGGGTCGGCTGCCTCGGTCCGGATGACTACCGGCAGCATGTCTTGCCGCACACGAAGGCCGTGATCGATGGCATTCAGGCCGGCGTGCCGGTAATCAACTTCGCCACCGGCAACCCAGCCCTCTTGCCGCTGCTCTCAGAGGCGGGCGGCCAGGTGATCGGCGCCGATTGGCGGATCGAACTCAACGACGCCTGGCGCGCGATCGGCGCGA from Pirellulales bacterium harbors:
- the hemE gene encoding uroporphyrinogen decarboxylase, whose product is MAALISRMGGAPSISPSMREVALERNPEAIDFANRLLTGQVDGIIFMTGVGVRHLIGQVERHVNRKRFLEAISDVVTIARGPKPTAVLKEFGLTPTHRTEEPNTWREVLAVIDQRAPVANQTVALVEYGQPNTSLVAGLEARGAIVLKLKVYRWDLPEDTGPLENNIRAIADGLIDVALFTSSHQVTNLLLMAERLGLTDSLRFGLSQAVIASIGPDTSETLRQYGFSVDLEPEHSGMGQLVVAASRSGELLTRKRRKAIFNVPLASATGPVGNPIVSEPGVSLAPRGQGQPWYDSPFMKACRLEPTERTPVWLMRQAGRYLPEYRAIREKTSFLELCKNPALCAEVMIAAVRRLGVDAAIIFADLLPILEPMGMELEFTRGEGPVIHNPVRESRDVDRVLELDGVASLEFVMEAVRLTRAGLSPEIPLLGFAGAPFTLASYVIEGGASRNYLHTKTLMHRDAGAWSALMSRLVRATTRYLNAQIAAGAQAVQLFDSWVGCLGPDDYRQHVLPHTKAVIDGIQAGVPVINFATGNPALLPLLSEAGGQVIGADWRIELNDAWRAIGANKAIQGNLDPAVLLADRSEIRRRAEHVLRQAAGRPGHIFNLGHGVLPQTPPDNAIALVDAVHEFSARA